The following are encoded in a window of Conger conger chromosome 19, fConCon1.1, whole genome shotgun sequence genomic DNA:
- the LOC133118769 gene encoding homeodomain-interacting protein kinase 2-like isoform X2: MWSLGCVIAELFLGWPLYPGASEYDQIRYVSQTQGLPAEYLLSAGTKTARFFNREADSTYPLWRLKTPEDHEGETGIKSKEARKYIFNCLDDMAQVNMTSDLEGSDMLAEKADRREFIDLLTKMLTIDADKRITPIEALNHPFTTMTHLLGLPHSTHVKSCFQNMEICKRRMNMYDTVNQSKTPFITHVAPSTSTNLTMTFNNQLNTVHSQAPHLAPSSSSTTLSLAAPDVSVLSYPSALCQAPAVAPRSLPLQTGAPQLCAARPDPFQQALIVCPQGFQGLQASPSKHAGYSVRMESAVPIVTQATAAQPLQIQPGLLTQAWPSGTQQILLPPAWQQLTHASVQHATVIPDPVPSAQPLANWRNPHPHGNHYNPIMQQPTLLAGHVTLPSSQSLNVGVAHVMRQPPSSNSSSKKSKQPQNSSRNVSAYEVSSSQVVTSPQRSKRVKENTPPRCAVAPPPACVPLPQACGGWDGPAPRHTIIIPDTPSPAVSIITISSDTDDEDDHKQARASGASKQRKDVVSCVTVHDSPASDSSCGASPPHAPAGGFRHKGTLLDGCCDPAPRTIIVPPFKAPPLEAPPDCERLLPDTVTHQNSAYKFKTTNGMLMGSGHSTGGGVYRQQRTGPHPFQQQPLNLSQAQQHIAAERNGAPRRQQAYIAPTIAAQAPYSFHHHHHHHHSSPSHQHLAPAHLYAYAAPAALGSAGAVAHLVTSQGSARHAYPPGVVHQVPVSVAHRVLSSPALHPGQYQAQFTHQTYISASPASAVYTGYPLSPAKVNQYPYL; the protein is encoded by the exons ATGTGGTCGCTGGGCTGCGTCATCGCCGAGCTCTTCCTGGGCTGGCCCCTGTACCCGGGGGCGTCCGAGTACGACCAG ATACGGTACGTCTCGCAGACGCAGGGCCTGCCGGCGGAGTATCTGCTGAGCGCCGGGACGAAGACGGCGCGGTTCTTCAACAGGGAGGCGGACTCCACCTACCCGCTCTGGAGACTGAAG ACGCCTGAGGACCACGAGGGGGAGACTGGGATCAAGTCCAAGGAGGCGCGCAAGTACATCTTCAACTGCTTGGACGACATGGCCCAG GTGAACATGACGAGCGATCTGGAGGGCAGCGACATGCTGGCGGAGAAGGCGGACCGCCGCGAGTTCATCGACCTGCTGACCAAGATGCTCACCATCGACGCCGACAAGAGGATCACGCCCATCGAAGCGCTCAACCACCCCTTCACCACCATGACCCACCTGCTGGGCCTGCCCCACAGCACACA CGTGAAGTCCTGTTTCCAGAACATGGAGATCTGCAAGCGGAGGATGAACATGTACGACACGGTGAACCAGAGCAAGACCCCCTTCATCACGCACGTGGCCCCCAGCACCTCCACAAACCTCACCATGACCTTCAACAACCAGCTCAACACGGTGCACAGCCAG GCCCCGCacctggccccctcctcctccagcaccaCCCTGTCGCTGGCGGCCCCCGACGTCTCCGTGCTGAGCTACCCGTCTGCGCTCTGCCAGGCCCCGGCCGTGGCCCCCAGGAGCCTGCCCCTGCAGACGGGGGCCCCGCAGCTGTGCGCCGCCCGGCCCGACCCCTTCCAGCAGGCTCTCATCGTCTGCCCCCAGGGCTTCCAAG GTCTGCAGGCCTCGCCGTCCAAACACGCAGGGTACTCGGTGCGCATGGAGAGCGCCGTTCCCATAGTAACGCAGGCGACCGCCGCCCAGCCGCTGCAGATCCAGCCTGGGCTGCTGACACAG GCCTGGCCCAGCGGGACCCAGCAGATTCTCCTGCCCCCGGCCTGGCAGCAGCTGACCCACGCCTCCGTGCAACACGCCACCGTCATCCCCGACCCCGTGCCCAGCGCCCAGCCGCTGGCCAACTGGAG GAATCCTCATCCCCACGGCAACCATTACAACCCCATCATGCAGCAGCCGACCTTGCTGGCGGGTCATGTGACCCTCCCCTCCAGCCAATCGCTGAACGTGGGCGTGGCCCACGTGATGAGGCAGCCGCCCAGCAGTAACTCCTCCTCCAAGAAGAGCAAGCAGCCCCAGAACTCCAGCAG gaacgTGTCGGCGTACGAGGTGAGCTCCTCCCAGGTGGTGACATCACCGCAGCGCTCCAAGCGGGTGAAGGAGAACACGCCCCCTCGCTGCGCCGTGGCTCCGCCCCCTGCCTGtgtgcccctcccccaggcCTGTGGGGGCTGGGATGGCCCCGCCCCTCGCCACACCATCATCATTCCCGACACGCCCAGCCCTGCCGTCAGCATCATCACCATCAGCAGCGACACCGATGACGAGGACGATCACAAGCAGGCCCGCGCCAG cgGGGCGTCCAAGCAGAGGAAGGACGTGGTGAGCTGCGTGACGGTCCATGACTCCCCCGCCTCGGACTCCTCGTGCGGGGCCagccccccccacgcccccgccGGCGGGTTCCGCCACAAAGGCACCCTATTGGACGGCTGCTGTGACCCCGCCCCTCGCACCATCATCGTGCCGCCCTTCAAGGCCCCGCCCCTCGAGGCCCCGCCCGACTGCGAGCGCCTGCTGCCCG acactgtgacccACCAGAACTCCGCCTACAAGTTCAAAACTACCAATGGGATGCTGATGGGCAGCGGCCACTCCACAGGGGGCGGGGTTTACCGACAGCAGCGGACGGGGCCCCACCCCTTCCAGCAGCAACCCCTCAACCTCAGCCAG GCCCAGCAGCACATAGCGGCCGAGCGCAACGGCGCCCCCCGGCGGCAGCAGGCCTACATCGCGCCCACCATCGCGGCCCAGGCCCCGTACTccttccaccaccaccaccaccaccaccacagcaGCCCGTCCCACCAGCACCTGGCCCCGGCCCACCTGTACGCCTACGCGGCCCCCGCCGCCCTGGGCTCCGCCGGCGCCGTGGCCCACCTGGTGACCTCGCAGGGCTCCGCCCGGCACGCCTACCCGCCCGGCGTGGTGCACCAGGTGCCCGTGAGCGTGGCGCACAGGGTGCTGTCGTCCCCCGCCCTGCACCCGGGCCAGTACCAGGCCCAGTTCACCCACCAGACCTACATCAGCGCCTCCCCGGCCTCCGCCGTCTACACCGGGTACCCGCTCAGCCCCGCCAAGGTCAACCAGTACCCTTACCTCTAG
- the LOC133118769 gene encoding homeodomain-interacting protein kinase 2-like isoform X1 translates to MWSLGCVIAELFLGWPLYPGASEYDQIRYVSQTQGLPAEYLLSAGTKTARFFNREADSTYPLWRLKTPEDHEGETGIKSKEARKYIFNCLDDMAQVNMTSDLEGSDMLAEKADRREFIDLLTKMLTIDADKRITPIEALNHPFTTMTHLLGLPHSTHVKSCFQNMEICKRRMNMYDTVNQSKTPFITHVAPSTSTNLTMTFNNQLNTVHSQAPHLAPSSSSTTLSLAAPDVSVLSYPSALCQAPAVAPRSLPLQTGAPQLCAARPDPFQQALIVCPQGFQGLQASPSKHAGYSVRMESAVPIVTQATAAQPLQIQPGLLTQQAWPSGTQQILLPPAWQQLTHASVQHATVIPDPVPSAQPLANWRNPHPHGNHYNPIMQQPTLLAGHVTLPSSQSLNVGVAHVMRQPPSSNSSSKKSKQPQNSSRNVSAYEVSSSQVVTSPQRSKRVKENTPPRCAVAPPPACVPLPQACGGWDGPAPRHTIIIPDTPSPAVSIITISSDTDDEDDHKQARASGASKQRKDVVSCVTVHDSPASDSSCGASPPHAPAGGFRHKGTLLDGCCDPAPRTIIVPPFKAPPLEAPPDCERLLPDTVTHQNSAYKFKTTNGMLMGSGHSTGGGVYRQQRTGPHPFQQQPLNLSQAQQHIAAERNGAPRRQQAYIAPTIAAQAPYSFHHHHHHHHSSPSHQHLAPAHLYAYAAPAALGSAGAVAHLVTSQGSARHAYPPGVVHQVPVSVAHRVLSSPALHPGQYQAQFTHQTYISASPASAVYTGYPLSPAKVNQYPYL, encoded by the exons ATGTGGTCGCTGGGCTGCGTCATCGCCGAGCTCTTCCTGGGCTGGCCCCTGTACCCGGGGGCGTCCGAGTACGACCAG ATACGGTACGTCTCGCAGACGCAGGGCCTGCCGGCGGAGTATCTGCTGAGCGCCGGGACGAAGACGGCGCGGTTCTTCAACAGGGAGGCGGACTCCACCTACCCGCTCTGGAGACTGAAG ACGCCTGAGGACCACGAGGGGGAGACTGGGATCAAGTCCAAGGAGGCGCGCAAGTACATCTTCAACTGCTTGGACGACATGGCCCAG GTGAACATGACGAGCGATCTGGAGGGCAGCGACATGCTGGCGGAGAAGGCGGACCGCCGCGAGTTCATCGACCTGCTGACCAAGATGCTCACCATCGACGCCGACAAGAGGATCACGCCCATCGAAGCGCTCAACCACCCCTTCACCACCATGACCCACCTGCTGGGCCTGCCCCACAGCACACA CGTGAAGTCCTGTTTCCAGAACATGGAGATCTGCAAGCGGAGGATGAACATGTACGACACGGTGAACCAGAGCAAGACCCCCTTCATCACGCACGTGGCCCCCAGCACCTCCACAAACCTCACCATGACCTTCAACAACCAGCTCAACACGGTGCACAGCCAG GCCCCGCacctggccccctcctcctccagcaccaCCCTGTCGCTGGCGGCCCCCGACGTCTCCGTGCTGAGCTACCCGTCTGCGCTCTGCCAGGCCCCGGCCGTGGCCCCCAGGAGCCTGCCCCTGCAGACGGGGGCCCCGCAGCTGTGCGCCGCCCGGCCCGACCCCTTCCAGCAGGCTCTCATCGTCTGCCCCCAGGGCTTCCAAG GTCTGCAGGCCTCGCCGTCCAAACACGCAGGGTACTCGGTGCGCATGGAGAGCGCCGTTCCCATAGTAACGCAGGCGACCGCCGCCCAGCCGCTGCAGATCCAGCCTGGGCTGCTGACACAG cagGCCTGGCCCAGCGGGACCCAGCAGATTCTCCTGCCCCCGGCCTGGCAGCAGCTGACCCACGCCTCCGTGCAACACGCCACCGTCATCCCCGACCCCGTGCCCAGCGCCCAGCCGCTGGCCAACTGGAG GAATCCTCATCCCCACGGCAACCATTACAACCCCATCATGCAGCAGCCGACCTTGCTGGCGGGTCATGTGACCCTCCCCTCCAGCCAATCGCTGAACGTGGGCGTGGCCCACGTGATGAGGCAGCCGCCCAGCAGTAACTCCTCCTCCAAGAAGAGCAAGCAGCCCCAGAACTCCAGCAG gaacgTGTCGGCGTACGAGGTGAGCTCCTCCCAGGTGGTGACATCACCGCAGCGCTCCAAGCGGGTGAAGGAGAACACGCCCCCTCGCTGCGCCGTGGCTCCGCCCCCTGCCTGtgtgcccctcccccaggcCTGTGGGGGCTGGGATGGCCCCGCCCCTCGCCACACCATCATCATTCCCGACACGCCCAGCCCTGCCGTCAGCATCATCACCATCAGCAGCGACACCGATGACGAGGACGATCACAAGCAGGCCCGCGCCAG cgGGGCGTCCAAGCAGAGGAAGGACGTGGTGAGCTGCGTGACGGTCCATGACTCCCCCGCCTCGGACTCCTCGTGCGGGGCCagccccccccacgcccccgccGGCGGGTTCCGCCACAAAGGCACCCTATTGGACGGCTGCTGTGACCCCGCCCCTCGCACCATCATCGTGCCGCCCTTCAAGGCCCCGCCCCTCGAGGCCCCGCCCGACTGCGAGCGCCTGCTGCCCG acactgtgacccACCAGAACTCCGCCTACAAGTTCAAAACTACCAATGGGATGCTGATGGGCAGCGGCCACTCCACAGGGGGCGGGGTTTACCGACAGCAGCGGACGGGGCCCCACCCCTTCCAGCAGCAACCCCTCAACCTCAGCCAG GCCCAGCAGCACATAGCGGCCGAGCGCAACGGCGCCCCCCGGCGGCAGCAGGCCTACATCGCGCCCACCATCGCGGCCCAGGCCCCGTACTccttccaccaccaccaccaccaccaccacagcaGCCCGTCCCACCAGCACCTGGCCCCGGCCCACCTGTACGCCTACGCGGCCCCCGCCGCCCTGGGCTCCGCCGGCGCCGTGGCCCACCTGGTGACCTCGCAGGGCTCCGCCCGGCACGCCTACCCGCCCGGCGTGGTGCACCAGGTGCCCGTGAGCGTGGCGCACAGGGTGCTGTCGTCCCCCGCCCTGCACCCGGGCCAGTACCAGGCCCAGTTCACCCACCAGACCTACATCAGCGCCTCCCCGGCCTCCGCCGTCTACACCGGGTACCCGCTCAGCCCCGCCAAGGTCAACCAGTACCCTTACCTCTAG